The following are from one region of the Coturnix japonica isolate 7356 chromosome 23, Coturnix japonica 2.1, whole genome shotgun sequence genome:
- the TXLNA gene encoding alpha-taxilin, which translates to MKNQSGDGKAAPRPAAKTGGDPGDEAEPAEPSAAMEAPLAQDDTKSSRAAVQDVSEELSRQLEDILNTYCVDASQEGPGEDGGQSEPVEPEEVEKCLSESPRNGDQESGSPEMNGEKEGTKGTEEFRPGDECGERDQKKAQEKKKAKGLGKEITLLMQTLNTLSTPEEKLAALCKKYAELLEEHRNSQKQMKILQKKQTQLVQEKDHLQSEHSKAILARSKLESLCRELQRHNRTLKEEGVQRAREEEEKRKEVTSHFQVTLNDIQLQMEQHNERNSKLRQENMELAERLKKLIEQYELREEHIDKVFKHKDLQQQLVDAKLQQAQEMLKEAEERHQREKDFLLKEAVESQRMCELMKQQETHLKQQLALYTEKFEEFQNTLSKSSEVFTTFKQEMEKMTKKIKKLEKETTMYRSRWESSNKALLEMAEEKTLRDKELEGLQVKIQRLEKLCRALQTERNDLNKKVQDLCAHVPRADVDLTEPLKDPSREGSEAAAGGAPAEQRLAEDCLHLGKPTHSTDPEESLGELSIGALGQSGTEEGTQGAD; encoded by the exons ATGAAGAACCAGAGCGGAGACGGCAAAGCGGCCCCGCGACCCGCGGCCAAAACCGGCGGCGATCCGGGGGACGAGGCGGAACCGGCAGAGCCCAGCGCGGCCATGGAAG CTCCCCTTGCACAGGACGACACAAAGTCCTCCCGGGCTGCCGTGCAGGATGTCTCTGAGGAGCTGAGCAGGCAGCTTGAGGACATCTTGAACACGTACTGCGTGGATGCCAGCCAGGAGGGTCCGGGTGAGGACGGTGGGCAGAGTGAGCCCGTGGAGCCAGAGGAAGTGGAGAAGTGCCTCAGTGAGTCCCCGAGGAACGGAGATCAGGAGTCAGGCAGCCCCGAGATGAATGGTGAGAAGGAAGGAACGAAGGGGACCGAAGAGTTTCGACCTGGAGACGAGTGTGGAGAGCGGGATCAGAAGAAGgctcaggaaaagaagaaagccaagGGCCTCG GCAAAGAAATCACTTTGTTGATGCAGACCCTGAACACCCTGAGCACGCCAGAGGAGAAActggcagcactgtgcaagAAATACGCTGAGCTG CTGGAAGAACACCGAAACTCCCAGAAACAGATGAAGATTTTGCAGAAGAAGCAGACACAGTTGGTGCAAGAGAAGGACCACCTGCAGAGTGAGCACAGCAAGGCCATCCTGGCCCGCAGCAAGCTGGAGAGCCTGTGCCGTGAGCTCCAGAGACACAACCGTACCCTCAAG GAGGAGGGTGTCCAGCGAGCAcgagaggaagaggagaaacgGAAGGAGGTGACATCCCACTTCCAGGTGACACTGAATGACATCCAGCTGCAGATGGAGCAGCACAACGAGAGGAACTCCAAGCTGCGCCAGGAGAACATGGAGCTGGCAGAGCGGCTCAAGAAGCTCATTGAGCAGTACGAGCTGCGGGAGGAG CACATTGATAAGGTGTTCAAACACAAggacctgcagcagcagctcgtGGATGCCAAGCTCCAGCAGGCACAGGAAATGCTgaaggaggcagaggagaggcATCAACGGGAAAAGGACTTT CTGCTGAAGGAAGCTGTGGAATCACAGAGGATGTGTGAGCTGATGAAGCAGCAGGAGACTCATCTCAAGCAGCAG CTGGCTCTCTACACAGAGAAGTTTGAAGAATTCCAGAACACCCTTTCCAAAAGCAGTGAAGTGTTCACAACATTTaagcaggagatggagaag AtgacaaagaaaattaagaagctggagaaggagaCCACAATGTACCGTTCTCgctgggagagcagcaacaAGGCTCTCTTGGAAATGGCTGAAGAG AAAACCCTTCGAGATAAAGAGCTAGAGGGGCTTCAGGTGAAAATCCAGCGCCTGGAGAAACTGTGCCGAGCCCTGCAAACAGAGCGCAACGACCTCAACAAGAAGGTGCAGGACCTGTGTGCACATGTGCCCCGGGCAGACGTGGACCTGACAGAGCCTCTGAAGGACCCATCCCGGGAGGGCTCCGAGGCAGCAGCCGGAGGTGCCCCAGCAGAGCAGCGTCTGGCTGAGGATTGCCTTCACTTGGGAAAGCCGACACACAGCACAGATCCTGAGGAAAGCCTTGGAGAACTGAGCATAGGAGCCCTGGGGCAGAGTGGGACTGAGGAAGGCACTCAGGGCGCTGACTGA